A genomic segment from Panthera tigris isolate Pti1 chromosome A1, P.tigris_Pti1_mat1.1, whole genome shotgun sequence encodes:
- the REEP2 gene encoding receptor expression-enhancing protein 2 isoform X2 encodes MVSWIISRLVVLIFGTLYPAYSSYKAVKTKNVKEYVKWMMYWIVFAFFTTAETLTDIVLSWFPFYFELKIAFVIWLLSPYTKGSSVLYRKFVHPTLSNKEKEIDEYITQARDKSYETMMRVGKRGLNLAANAAVTAAAKGVLSEKLRSFSMQDLTLIRDEDALPLQGPDSRLRPNPGSLLDTIEDLGDDPTLNLRSSTNQADPRTETSEDDMGDKAPKRVKPVKKVPKAEPLASKTLKTRPKKKTSGGGDLA; translated from the exons atGGTGTCCTGGATCATCTCTCGCCTGGTGGT GCTCATCTTTGGCACCTTGTACCCAGCCTATTCTTCCTACAAGGCCGTGAAGACAAAAAACGTGAAGGAATAT GTGAAATGGATGATGTACTGGATCGTCTTTGCCTTCTTCACCACGGCTGAGACACTCACGGATATTGTGCTTTCCTG GTTCCCCTTCTACTTTGAGCTCAAGATCGCCTTTGTGATATGGCTGCTGTCCCCTTATACCAAGGGCTCCAGCGTGCTCTACCGCAAGTTCGTGCACCCGACACTGTCCAACAAGGAGAAG GAAATCGACGAGTACATCACACAGGCCCGAGACAAGAGCTATGAGACCATGATGAGAGTGGGCAAGAGAGGCCTGAACCTGGCTGCCAATGCTGCAGTCACCGCTGCTGCCAAG GGGGTGCTATCAGAGAAGCTCCGAAGCTTCAGCATGCAGGACCTGACCCTGATCCGGGACGAGGATGCACTGCCCCTGCAGGGGCCTGACAGCCGTCTCCGACCCAATCCTGGCAGCCTCCTGGATACCATTGAGGACTTAG GAGATGACCCTACCCTGAATTTAAGATCTAGCACAAACCAGGCAGATCCCCGGACAGAGACCTCTGAAGATGATATGGGAGACAAGGCCCCTAAGAGGGTCAAACCTGTCAAAAAAGTGCCCAAAGCTGAG CCACTGGCTTCCAAGACACTGAAGACCCGGCCCAAGAAGAAGACCTCTGGTGGGGGTGACTTGGCTTGA
- the REEP2 gene encoding receptor expression-enhancing protein 2 isoform X3: protein MMYWIVFAFFTTAETLTDIVLSWFPFYFELKIAFVIWLLSPYTKGSSVLYRKFVHPTLSNKEKEIDEYITQARDKSYETMMRVGKRGLNLAANAAVTAAAKGQGVLSEKLRSFSMQDLTLIRDEDALPLQGPDSRLRPNPGSLLDTIEDLGDDPTLNLRSSTNQADPRTETSEDDMGDKAPKRVKPVKKVPKAEPLASKTLKTRPKKKTSGGGDLA from the exons ATGATGTACTGGATCGTCTTTGCCTTCTTCACCACGGCTGAGACACTCACGGATATTGTGCTTTCCTG GTTCCCCTTCTACTTTGAGCTCAAGATCGCCTTTGTGATATGGCTGCTGTCCCCTTATACCAAGGGCTCCAGCGTGCTCTACCGCAAGTTCGTGCACCCGACACTGTCCAACAAGGAGAAG GAAATCGACGAGTACATCACACAGGCCCGAGACAAGAGCTATGAGACCATGATGAGAGTGGGCAAGAGAGGCCTGAACCTGGCTGCCAATGCTGCAGTCACCGCTGCTGCCAAG GGCCAGGGGGTGCTATCAGAGAAGCTCCGAAGCTTCAGCATGCAGGACCTGACCCTGATCCGGGACGAGGATGCACTGCCCCTGCAGGGGCCTGACAGCCGTCTCCGACCCAATCCTGGCAGCCTCCTGGATACCATTGAGGACTTAG GAGATGACCCTACCCTGAATTTAAGATCTAGCACAAACCAGGCAGATCCCCGGACAGAGACCTCTGAAGATGATATGGGAGACAAGGCCCCTAAGAGGGTCAAACCTGTCAAAAAAGTGCCCAAAGCTGAG CCACTGGCTTCCAAGACACTGAAGACCCGGCCCAAGAAGAAGACCTCTGGTGGGGGTGACTTGGCTTGA
- the REEP2 gene encoding receptor expression-enhancing protein 2 isoform X1, translating into MVSWIISRLVVLIFGTLYPAYSSYKAVKTKNVKEYVKWMMYWIVFAFFTTAETLTDIVLSWFPFYFELKIAFVIWLLSPYTKGSSVLYRKFVHPTLSNKEKEIDEYITQARDKSYETMMRVGKRGLNLAANAAVTAAAKGQGVLSEKLRSFSMQDLTLIRDEDALPLQGPDSRLRPNPGSLLDTIEDLGDDPTLNLRSSTNQADPRTETSEDDMGDKAPKRVKPVKKVPKAEPLASKTLKTRPKKKTSGGGDLA; encoded by the exons atGGTGTCCTGGATCATCTCTCGCCTGGTGGT GCTCATCTTTGGCACCTTGTACCCAGCCTATTCTTCCTACAAGGCCGTGAAGACAAAAAACGTGAAGGAATAT GTGAAATGGATGATGTACTGGATCGTCTTTGCCTTCTTCACCACGGCTGAGACACTCACGGATATTGTGCTTTCCTG GTTCCCCTTCTACTTTGAGCTCAAGATCGCCTTTGTGATATGGCTGCTGTCCCCTTATACCAAGGGCTCCAGCGTGCTCTACCGCAAGTTCGTGCACCCGACACTGTCCAACAAGGAGAAG GAAATCGACGAGTACATCACACAGGCCCGAGACAAGAGCTATGAGACCATGATGAGAGTGGGCAAGAGAGGCCTGAACCTGGCTGCCAATGCTGCAGTCACCGCTGCTGCCAAG GGCCAGGGGGTGCTATCAGAGAAGCTCCGAAGCTTCAGCATGCAGGACCTGACCCTGATCCGGGACGAGGATGCACTGCCCCTGCAGGGGCCTGACAGCCGTCTCCGACCCAATCCTGGCAGCCTCCTGGATACCATTGAGGACTTAG GAGATGACCCTACCCTGAATTTAAGATCTAGCACAAACCAGGCAGATCCCCGGACAGAGACCTCTGAAGATGATATGGGAGACAAGGCCCCTAAGAGGGTCAAACCTGTCAAAAAAGTGCCCAAAGCTGAG CCACTGGCTTCCAAGACACTGAAGACCCGGCCCAAGAAGAAGACCTCTGGTGGGGGTGACTTGGCTTGA